GCGGCAGCGGCCGCGTGCTGTCGTAGAACAGGTAGCCGCCGGGCTCCAGCTCGGCCAGGTCGGCGTCCCAGGTCTGCGGGTTCATCGCCACCATCATGTCGGTGCCGCCGCGCCGCCCCAGATGGCCCTCTTCGGTCACGCGCACCTCGTACCAGGTCGGCAGGCCCTGGATGTTGCTCGGGAAGATGTTGCGCGGGCTCACCGGCACGCCCATGCGCAGGATGGCCTTGGCGAACAGTTCGTTGGCCGAGGCCGATCCCGAACCGTTGACGTTGGCGAACTTGATGACGAAGTCGTTGACCGCCTCGATGGGGGCGACCCCTGCGCCCGTCGTCCCGTGTGCCTTGCCGCCTTCCGGGGGCGCCATCGCCCCGTCGGGCGGCCGGACGGCGCTCATCGGGCCACCTCCTGCCCCGCCGTCGCCATCTTCAGCAGGAACTTCTGCATGTCCCACGCGCCCGTGGGGCAGCGCTCGGCGCACAGGCCGCAGTGCAGGCAGACGTCTTCGTCCTTGACCATCACGCGGCCCGTCTTGAGCCCGCCCGACACGTACAGGTCCTGCGCCAGGTTGAGCGCAGGCGCCTTGAGCCGCTGGCGCAGATCCGCCTCGTCGCCGTTGGTGGTGAAGCTGATGCAGTCCATCGGACAGATGTCCACGCAGGCATCGCATTCGATGCACGCGGATTCGGTGAACACCGTCTGCACGTCGCAGTTCAGGCAGCGCTCGGCCTCCTTGAAGGCGGTGGCGGCGTCGAAGCCCAGCTCCACCTCCACCCGGATGCTGGCCAGCGCCGCCTCGGCCTTGGCCCACGGCACCTTGTAGCGCAGGTCGTTGGAGGTGTCGTTGTCGTAGCTCCACTCGTGGATGCCCATCTTCTGCGAGATCAGATTGGTCATCGGCGCCGGGCGCACGTACACCGGCTCGGCGCGCAGCAACTTGTCGATCGACACCGCCGCCTCATGGCCGTGGGCCACGGCCGTGATGATGTTCTTCGGGCCGAAGGCCGCATCGCCGCCGAAGAACACATGGGGCACCGTCGACTGGAAGGTGTTCTTGTCGAGCGCGGGCAGGCCCGAGCTGTCGAAGGCGATGCCGCAATCGCGCTCGATCCACGGGAAGGCGTTCTCCTGGCCCACCGCCACCAGCACCTCGTCGCATTCGAACCAGGCATCGGGCTCGCCGGTGGGCACCAGCTTTCGGCGGCCCTGCGCGTCGTACTCGGCGCGGACCCGCTCGAAGGTCATGCCCTGCAGCCGGCCCTCGTCGTGCACGAAGGCCTTGGGCACGTGGAAGTCGATGATCGGAATGCCTTCGTGCTGCGCGTCTTCCTTCTCCCAGGGCGAGGCCTTCATCTCGTCGAAGCCGCTGCGCACGATCACCTTCACGTCGCTGCCGCCCAGGCGCCGGGCCGAGCGGCAGCAGTCCATGGCCGTGTTGCCGCCGCCCAGCACGATCACGCGCCGGCCGATGCGGCTCACATGCCCGAAGGACACGGAATTGAGCCAGTCGATGCCGATGTGGATGCCGGCCGCCGCTTCCCGGCGCCCGGGAATGTCCAGGTCGCGCCCGCGCGGCGCGCCGCAGCCGACGAAGATCGCGTCCCACTCCTCGGCCATCAGCGCCTTCATCGATCCGATGCGCTCGCCGCCGCGGAACTCGACGCCCAGGTCCAGGATGTAGCCGGTCTCCTCGTCGATCACCGACTCGGGCAGCCGAAAACGCGGGATCTGCGTGCGGATGAAGCCGCCGGCCTTGGCGTCCTCGTCGAACACCGTCACCTCGTAGCCCAGCGGCGCGAGGTCGCGCGCGACGGTGAGCGAGGCCGGCCCTGCGCCTATACAGGCGACACGCTTGCCGTTCTTCGGCGCCGGCTTGGGCATGCGCGCACGCACGTCCTCCTTCATGTCGGCCGCCACGCGCTTGAGCCGGCAGATCGCCACCGGCTCGGGATCCTTCGCATTGCTTTCTTCCACCCGCCCGCGACGGCAGGCCGGCTCGCAGGGCCGGTCGCAGGTGCGCCCCAGGATGCCGGGAAACACGTTGGAGACCCAGTTGACCATGTAGGCGTCGCTGTAGCGGCGCTGCGCGATCATGCGGATGTATTCGGGGACGGGGGTGTGCGCCGGGCAGGCGTACTGGCAATCGACGACCTTGTGGAAATAGGCCGGGTTGGCAATGTCGGTTCGCTGCAAGGCGTGCCTCCTGACAGTCGCCCGGAACCCCGGAGGGGCCGGCGAGCGGCGCTGCGGCAAGTATGCGCCGCGC
This genomic window from Variovorax sp. V93 contains:
- a CDS encoding FAD-dependent oxidoreductase, which gives rise to MQRTDIANPAYFHKVVDCQYACPAHTPVPEYIRMIAQRRYSDAYMVNWVSNVFPGILGRTCDRPCEPACRRGRVEESNAKDPEPVAICRLKRVAADMKEDVRARMPKPAPKNGKRVACIGAGPASLTVARDLAPLGYEVTVFDEDAKAGGFIRTQIPRFRLPESVIDEETGYILDLGVEFRGGERIGSMKALMAEEWDAIFVGCGAPRGRDLDIPGRREAAAGIHIGIDWLNSVSFGHVSRIGRRVIVLGGGNTAMDCCRSARRLGGSDVKVIVRSGFDEMKASPWEKEDAQHEGIPIIDFHVPKAFVHDEGRLQGMTFERVRAEYDAQGRRKLVPTGEPDAWFECDEVLVAVGQENAFPWIERDCGIAFDSSGLPALDKNTFQSTVPHVFFGGDAAFGPKNIITAVAHGHEAAVSIDKLLRAEPVYVRPAPMTNLISQKMGIHEWSYDNDTSNDLRYKVPWAKAEAALASIRVEVELGFDAATAFKEAERCLNCDVQTVFTESACIECDACVDICPMDCISFTTNGDEADLRQRLKAPALNLAQDLYVSGGLKTGRVMVKDEDVCLHCGLCAERCPTGAWDMQKFLLKMATAGQEVAR